The following coding sequences lie in one Zonotrichia leucophrys gambelii isolate GWCS_2022_RI chromosome 4A, RI_Zleu_2.0, whole genome shotgun sequence genomic window:
- the LOC135447699 gene encoding regulator of cell cycle RGCC-like, whose amino-acid sequence MAEELSELLREFDEVMEDFDRGPASQYQQHLEELKRKAGQSVYDSGIDELESASTSPGSSLNSSEEHLNSPADTYPTKAKLGDTQELEEFIADLDKALEEM is encoded by the exons ATGGCTGAGGAGCTCAGTGAGCTGCTGAGAGAGTTCGACGAGGTCATGGAGGACTTTGACCGGGGCCCTGCGAGTCAGtaccagcagcacctggaggagCTGAAGAGGAAAGCGGGGCAGAGCGTGTATGACAGTGGCATCGATGAGCTGGAGA gtgccagcacaTCCCCAGGAAGCAGCCTCAACTCCAGTGAGGAGCACCTCAACAGCCCAGCTGACACGTATCCCACCAAAG CAAAGCTTGGAGACAcgcaggagctggaggagttCATCGCAGACCTGGATAAAGCCTTGGAAG AGatgtga
- the ENOX2 gene encoding ecto-NOX disulfide-thiol exchanger 2 isoform X1 produces MFLSTDGGRNLSLDSILMGLPMSDPTAWATAMNNLGMAPMGMTGQPLLPDFDPALGMMTGIPPINPMMPGLGIVPPPIPPDMPAVKEIIHCKSCTLFPPNPHLPPPATRERPPGCKTVFVGGLPENGTEQIIMEVFEQCGEVIAIRKSKKNFCHIRFAEEFMVDKALYLSGYRIRLGSSTDKKDTGRLHVDFAQARDDLYEWECKQRMLAREERHRRRLAEERFRPPSPPPVVHYSDHECSVVAEKLKDDTKFSEAIQTLLTWIERGEVNRRTANNFYSMIQSANSHIRRLVNEKAAHEKEMEEAKEKFKLALSGILVQFEQIVAVYHSASKQKAWDHFTKAQRKNISVWCKQAEEIRNIHNDELMGIRREEEMEMSDEEIEDPSEMKETEESALVSQVEALKEENDSLRWQLDAYRNEVELLKQEQGKASRDEDTTKEQQMKLLQQALQGMQKHLLKVQEEYKKREAELEKVKEDKLKIETLLENLKEQQSMADEEDKEGDAADCQGNESSMSRVCACSQEKECPVEKTLSNSPVKSEREVLLVGIISTFLHVHPFGASIEYICSYLQRLDSKICTAEVEVLMTRLQNTFRQELSGVGASLEKRWKFCGFDGLKMT; encoded by the exons ATGTTCCTCTCAACAGATGGTGGCAGAAATCTGAGCCTGGACTCCATTCTGATGGGATTGCCAATGTCCGACCCGACTGCCTGGGCCACCGCCATGAACAACCTGGGCATGGCTCCCATGGGCATGACAggacagcccctcctgcccg ATTTTGATCCTGCTCTTGGCATGATGACTGGAATCCCTCCAATCAACCCCATGATGCCAGGCCTGGGGATTGTCCCACCTCCCATCCCTCCGGACATGCCGGCTGTGAAGGAGATCATCCACTGCAAGAGCTGCACTCTCTTCCCACCTAACCCAC ATCTTCCCCCTCCAGCCACGAGAGAGAGGCCCCCAGGGTGCAAGACAGTGTTTGTTGGAGGCCTGCCGGAAAATGGGACAGAGCAGATCATCATGGAGGTGTTTGAGCAGTGTGGGGAGGTCATAGCTATCCGCAAGAGCAAGAAGAACTTCTGCCACATCCGCTTTGCTGAGGAGTTCATGGTGGACAAGGCACTTTACCTGTCTG GCTACCGCATCCGCCTGGGCTCCAGCACGGACAAGAAGGACACGGGGCGGCTGCACGTGGACTTTGCGCAGGCGCGGGACGACCTGTACGAGTGGGAGTGCAAGCAGCGCATGCTGGCGCGCGAGGAGCGGCACCGGCGCCGCCTGGCCGAGGAGCGCTTCCGCCCGCCCTCGCCGCCCCCCGTCGTGCACTACTCCGACCACGAGTGCAGCGTGGTGGCCGAGAAGCTCAAAg atgacaccaagttCTCGGAAGCCATCCAGACCTTGCTGACCTGGATAGAACGCGGGGAGGTGAACAGGAGAACTGCCAACAACTTCTACTCCATGATCCAGTCAGCCAACAGCCACATACGCAGGCTCGTCAACGAGAAGGCGGCTCACGAGAAGGAGATGGAAGAAGCTAAAGAGAAGTTCAAACTGGCTCTCTCAGGGATCCTGGTGCAGT TCGAGCAGATAGTGGCCGTGTACCATTCTGCCTCCAAACAAAAGGCTTGGGACCATTTCACGAAAGCTCAGCGTAAGAACATCAGCGTGTGGTGCAAACAAGCAGAG GAGATCCGTAACATCCACAATGATGAGCTGATGGGCATTCggagagaggaggagatggagatgtCTGATGAAGAAATAGAAGATCCAtcagagatgaaagaaacagaagagtCGG cgcTGGTGTCGCAGGTGGAGGCGCTGAAGGAGGAGAACGACAGCCTGCGCTGGCAGCTGGACGCCTATCGCAACGAGGTGGAGCTGctcaagcaggagcagggcaaggcCTCCAGGGACGAGGACACCACCAAGGAGCAGCAGATGAAGCTCctccagcaggctctgcagggcatgCAGAAG catCTTTTGAAAGTCCAAGAGGAGTACAAAAAGAGAGAAGCTGAGTTGGAAAAAGTGAAAGAAGACAAActtaaaatagaaacattaCTAGAAAACCTGAAGGAGCAG CAGAGCATGGCAGATGAAGAGGACAAGGAGGGAGATGCAGCTGACTGCCAAGGCAAT gagagcagcatgTCCAGAGTTtgtgcctgcagccaggagaaAGAATGTCCAGTGGAGAAGACCTTGAGCAACAGCCCTGTGAAATCTGAACGAGAAGTTCTCTTAGTTG GGATAATTTCAACGTTTCTCCACGTGCATCCCTTTGGAGCCAGCATTGAGTACATCTGCTCCTACCTGCAGCGCCTGGACAGCAAG ATCTGCACGGCCGAGGTGGAGGTGCTCATGACACGACTGCAGAACACGTTCCGGCAGGAGCTCAGCGGGGTTGGggccagcctggagaagaggtgGAAGTTTTGTGGCTTTGATGGGTTGAAAATGACCTGA
- the ENOX2 gene encoding ecto-NOX disulfide-thiol exchanger 2 isoform X2 translates to MGLPMSDPTAWATAMNNLGMAPMGMTGQPLLPDFDPALGMMTGIPPINPMMPGLGIVPPPIPPDMPAVKEIIHCKSCTLFPPNPHLPPPATRERPPGCKTVFVGGLPENGTEQIIMEVFEQCGEVIAIRKSKKNFCHIRFAEEFMVDKALYLSGYRIRLGSSTDKKDTGRLHVDFAQARDDLYEWECKQRMLAREERHRRRLAEERFRPPSPPPVVHYSDHECSVVAEKLKDDTKFSEAIQTLLTWIERGEVNRRTANNFYSMIQSANSHIRRLVNEKAAHEKEMEEAKEKFKLALSGILVQFEQIVAVYHSASKQKAWDHFTKAQRKNISVWCKQAEEIRNIHNDELMGIRREEEMEMSDEEIEDPSEMKETEESALVSQVEALKEENDSLRWQLDAYRNEVELLKQEQGKASRDEDTTKEQQMKLLQQALQGMQKHLLKVQEEYKKREAELEKVKEDKLKIETLLENLKEQQSMADEEDKEGDAADCQGNESSMSRVCACSQEKECPVEKTLSNSPVKSEREVLLVGIISTFLHVHPFGASIEYICSYLQRLDSKICTAEVEVLMTRLQNTFRQELSGVGASLEKRWKFCGFDGLKMT, encoded by the exons ATGGGATTGCCAATGTCCGACCCGACTGCCTGGGCCACCGCCATGAACAACCTGGGCATGGCTCCCATGGGCATGACAggacagcccctcctgcccg ATTTTGATCCTGCTCTTGGCATGATGACTGGAATCCCTCCAATCAACCCCATGATGCCAGGCCTGGGGATTGTCCCACCTCCCATCCCTCCGGACATGCCGGCTGTGAAGGAGATCATCCACTGCAAGAGCTGCACTCTCTTCCCACCTAACCCAC ATCTTCCCCCTCCAGCCACGAGAGAGAGGCCCCCAGGGTGCAAGACAGTGTTTGTTGGAGGCCTGCCGGAAAATGGGACAGAGCAGATCATCATGGAGGTGTTTGAGCAGTGTGGGGAGGTCATAGCTATCCGCAAGAGCAAGAAGAACTTCTGCCACATCCGCTTTGCTGAGGAGTTCATGGTGGACAAGGCACTTTACCTGTCTG GCTACCGCATCCGCCTGGGCTCCAGCACGGACAAGAAGGACACGGGGCGGCTGCACGTGGACTTTGCGCAGGCGCGGGACGACCTGTACGAGTGGGAGTGCAAGCAGCGCATGCTGGCGCGCGAGGAGCGGCACCGGCGCCGCCTGGCCGAGGAGCGCTTCCGCCCGCCCTCGCCGCCCCCCGTCGTGCACTACTCCGACCACGAGTGCAGCGTGGTGGCCGAGAAGCTCAAAg atgacaccaagttCTCGGAAGCCATCCAGACCTTGCTGACCTGGATAGAACGCGGGGAGGTGAACAGGAGAACTGCCAACAACTTCTACTCCATGATCCAGTCAGCCAACAGCCACATACGCAGGCTCGTCAACGAGAAGGCGGCTCACGAGAAGGAGATGGAAGAAGCTAAAGAGAAGTTCAAACTGGCTCTCTCAGGGATCCTGGTGCAGT TCGAGCAGATAGTGGCCGTGTACCATTCTGCCTCCAAACAAAAGGCTTGGGACCATTTCACGAAAGCTCAGCGTAAGAACATCAGCGTGTGGTGCAAACAAGCAGAG GAGATCCGTAACATCCACAATGATGAGCTGATGGGCATTCggagagaggaggagatggagatgtCTGATGAAGAAATAGAAGATCCAtcagagatgaaagaaacagaagagtCGG cgcTGGTGTCGCAGGTGGAGGCGCTGAAGGAGGAGAACGACAGCCTGCGCTGGCAGCTGGACGCCTATCGCAACGAGGTGGAGCTGctcaagcaggagcagggcaaggcCTCCAGGGACGAGGACACCACCAAGGAGCAGCAGATGAAGCTCctccagcaggctctgcagggcatgCAGAAG catCTTTTGAAAGTCCAAGAGGAGTACAAAAAGAGAGAAGCTGAGTTGGAAAAAGTGAAAGAAGACAAActtaaaatagaaacattaCTAGAAAACCTGAAGGAGCAG CAGAGCATGGCAGATGAAGAGGACAAGGAGGGAGATGCAGCTGACTGCCAAGGCAAT gagagcagcatgTCCAGAGTTtgtgcctgcagccaggagaaAGAATGTCCAGTGGAGAAGACCTTGAGCAACAGCCCTGTGAAATCTGAACGAGAAGTTCTCTTAGTTG GGATAATTTCAACGTTTCTCCACGTGCATCCCTTTGGAGCCAGCATTGAGTACATCTGCTCCTACCTGCAGCGCCTGGACAGCAAG ATCTGCACGGCCGAGGTGGAGGTGCTCATGACACGACTGCAGAACACGTTCCGGCAGGAGCTCAGCGGGGTTGGggccagcctggagaagaggtgGAAGTTTTGTGGCTTTGATGGGTTGAAAATGACCTGA
- the ARHGAP36 gene encoding rho GTPase-activating protein 36, with protein sequence MQPVALQSLSELERASLQELALFQLQERLPVGHLSLDRDGSKGMKSIRQKLESFSKERKECSPHTFGVPLAQVIANDRACRQLQEAVGRSRRLCLEVEATVTRFRAQRHRRLAVGTSCIRAPDGGCPEEPLSPVLVDKGSWSQRRGAMSVDSITELSDNTSELLEALQLSHPHELDPRRSRGKKKQLSLNPITWQVPRIVDRCCTHLETHGLQTVGIFRVGSSKKRVQQLREEFDRGLDVFLDEHQSVHDVAALLKEFLRDMPDSLIPRELYGAFLSTASLEGQAQLDTLQLLLFLLPPCHSDTLLRLLRFLARVARHAESSWDPEGRQIPGNKMTVSNLATVFGPNILQKEKPGEKDAGALNFEDSAAIILVLQRLIEHHHSLFMVSPEMQCDVLRRLFQTDPDVIEYLLRRKFPDVPSPEPEDPREELALSTPPGWTHSLERGSVCSELYSSVSFLNLHVGI encoded by the exons ATGCAGCCcgtggccctgcagagcctgtccGAGCTGGAGAGGGCCagtctgcaggagctggcactgttccagctgcaggagaggctgccCGTGGGCCACCTCAGTCTGGACAGAG ATGGCTCCAAAGGCATGAAATCCATCCGGCAGAAGCTGGAGAGCTTCTCCAAGGAGAGGAAAG AGTGCTCTCCCCACACCTTCGGCGTGCCGCTCGCCCAGGTCATCGCCAACGACCGCGCCTGccggcagctgcaggaggccgTGGGCCGGAGCCGCCGCCTCTGCCTGGAGGTGGAGGCCACGGTCACCAGGTTCCGggcccagaggcacaggagGCTGGCAGTGGGCACCAGCTGCATCCGGGCACCCGACGggggctgcccagaggagccgctttccccagtgctggtGGACAAGGGCTCCTGGAGCCAGCGGAGG GGGGCCATGTCCGTGGATTCCATCACGGAGCTGAGTGACAACACCTCCGAGCTGCTGGAGGCCCTGCAGCTCTCACACCCCCATGAGCTGGACCCTCGCAGGAGCCGCGGCAAGAAGAAGCAGCTGAGCCTGAACCCCATCACCTGGCAGGTGCCACGGATTGTGGACAGGTGCTGCACCCACCTTGAGACTCACG GGCTTCAAACTGTTGGCATCTTCCGTGTTGGAAGCTCCAAGAAAAGAGTCCAGCAG CTGAGGGAAGAGTTTGACCGAGGGCTGGATGTTTTCTTGGATGAGCATCAAAGTGTTCATgatgtggctgccctgctcaaAGAGTTTCTCCGGGATATGCCTGATTCCCTGATTCCCAGAGAGCTCTATGGAGccttcctcagcacagcca gcctggAGGGGCAGGCCCAGCTGGACacgctgcagctgctgctgttcctgctgcccccGTGCCACAGTGACACCCTGCTGCGCCTCCTGCGCTTCCTGGCCCGGGTGGCGCGGCACGCCGAGAGCTCCTGGGACCCCGAGGGCCGCCAg ATCCCTGGGAACAAAATGACAGTGTCAAACCTGGCTACAGTCTTTGGTCCCAACATCCTGCAGAAGGAGAAGCCTGGAGAGAAAGATGCTGGTGCCCTGAACTTTGAGGACAGTGCTGCCATAATCCTGGTGCTCCAGAGGCTGATTGAGCACCACCACTCCCTGTTCATG gtgtccccagagatGCAGTGTGACGTGCTGAGGAGGCTGTTCCAGACAGACCCCGATGTCATCGAGTACCTGCTGCGCAGGAAGTTCCCTGATGTGCC GAGCCCAGAGCCTGAGGatcccagggaggagctggctcTGTCCACACCGCCTGGCTGGACACACAGCCTGGAGCGCGGCTCGGTCTGCTCGGAGCTCTACAGCAGCGTCTCCTTCCTAAACCTGCATGTTGGCATCtag